A DNA window from Salvelinus fontinalis isolate EN_2023a chromosome 28, ASM2944872v1, whole genome shotgun sequence contains the following coding sequences:
- the anxa1a gene encoding annexin A1a: protein MSFIAAFLQQTVYLGLPDDSTLPNQGTVTPDPHFSVDGDVGILDKAIKAKGVDENTIIDVLVRRSNAQRQQIKATYEKASGKPLETALKSALKGDLEDVVLALLKTPAQYDAQQLKLAMKGLGTDEDTLVEILASRTNKEIREIKKVYKGEYKKELEDDIKSDTGADFRNALLSLCKATRNEDTMVNQELADSDARALYEAGEKRKGTDCSVFIDILTSRSAPQLRQAFERYSKYSKVDVAKAIDLELKGDIENCLTAVVKCAGSKPAFFAEKLNLAMKGKGTRTNILTRVMVSRSEVDLARIKQEYKKTFGKTLSQEILDDTKGDYEKILLALCGSDN from the exons ATGTCATTCATCGCAGCCTTCTTGCAGCAGACCGTCTATCTTGGCCTGCCCGATGACTCG ACCTTACCCAATCAGGGCACTGTGACTCCTGACCCGCATTTCAGTGTCGATGGTGATGTAGGCATCTTGGATAAGGCCATCAAGGCCAAAG GTGTGGATGAGAACACCATCATTGATGTGCTGGTGAGGAGGAGCAACGCCCAGAGACAGCAGATCAAAGCTACCTATGAAAAGGCTAGCGGCAAG CCTCTGGAGACTGCCCTGAAGTCGGCCCTAAAGGGAGACCTGGAGGATGTGGTTCTGGCTCTGCTCAAGACGCCAGCACAATATGATGCCCAACAGCTCAAACTGGCCATGAAG ggattGGGCACAGATGAGGATACTCTGGTTGAGATTCTGGCCTCCAGGACCAATAAGGAGatcagagagataaagaaagtcTATAAGGGAG AATACAAAAAGGAGCTAGAGGATGACATCAAATCTGACACAGGCGCAGACTTCAGGAATGCCCTGCTCTCGCTCTGCAAG GCTACTAGGAATGAAGACACCATGGTGAACCAGGAACTTGCTGACAGTGATGCCAGG GCCCTGTATGAggctggagagaagaggaagggaacAGACTGTTCTGTCTTCATAGACATTCTGACCTCCAGAAGTGCTCCTCAGCTCCGCCAAG catTTGAGAGGTACTCCAAGTACAGTAAGGTGGATGTGGCAAAGGCGATTGACCTGGAACTGAAGGGAGACATTGAGAACTGTCTGACTGCCGTAG TGAAGTGTGCTGGAAGCAAGCCGGCTTTCTTTGCTGAGAAACTCAACTTGGCAATGAAG GGTAAAGGAACCAGGACCAATATTCTGACCCGGGTCATGGTGAGCAGGTCTGAAGTAGACCTGGCCCGGATTAAACAGGAGTACAAGAAGACGTTTGGGAAAACCCTCTCGCAGGAAATTCTG GATGACACCAAGGGAGACTATGAGAAGATCCTACTGGCCCTGTGTGGAAGTGACAACTAA